Genomic segment of Sphingomicrobium marinum:
CCAATGACGAGGAAATCCTCGATGCGATGATGGAGCATCCGATCCTCATCGAACGACCTTTGGTCGAGACCCACAAGGGTGCGATCCTGGCGCGGCCGCAGGACAAGGTCCGCGAAATAATCTAAGGATCGAGGCGTGAGCGATGTCCTCGATCCGCGCCTACTTTTGAAAGGCTATGCCGCCGGGATTTTCCCGATGGCGGACAGCCGTGATGCCGCCGACATTTTCTGGGTCGAACCGCGCGATCGCGCCATCATCCCGCTCGATGACTTTCACCTGTCGCGCAGCCTTGCCAAGACGTTGAGACGCGATGTCTACACGGTCACGCGAGACCGCGCCTTCCAGGAAGTGCTCCGGGCGTGCGCTGACCGTGACGAAACGTGGATCAATCCGACCATCGAGCGCGCCGTCGTTGGTCTGCACGCTGCCGGGCATGCCCATTCGATCGAATGCTGGAAAGACGACGCATTGGTGGGCGGGCTTTACGGGGTCAAGCTGGGCGGCGCCTTCTTCGGCGAATCCATGTTCAGCCGCGCGCGTGATGCGTCGAAAGTGGCATTGGCCTGGCTCGTCGCGCGCTTGAAGCTTGGCGGCTTCACGCTGCTCGACTGTCAATTCATGACCGAACATCTTCGATCACTGGGCGCGATCGAAGTCACCCGCGACGATTATCAGATGCTGTTGTCAGCGGCGCTGTCGGCAGGTTCGCCCTCGGACGGCGATTCTTCGACAGCTTCGCCTTCGTTCGATGCGCTCGACACCCTCGGCGATCCGCCGCGCAATGGCGGCGCTTCAGGGCCTTCGGGCCATTCCATCGCGCAGCTCTTGACCCAGACATCGTAGACCGGGTGTTCGACCACGTTTAGCGACGGACTTTCCTTCCACAGCCAGCCCGAAAAGACGCGGTCATATTCATCGCTGCGACGGCGCTTGACATCGAGCTGCACGAAGGCGCCGGTCAGCGCCTGCGCTTCCCACGGCGCCGAACGCTCGCAGGCACGCAACCGCACGACCGCTTCATCGCCGATGCGGATGAACTGGCCGGGCCTGAGCTCCAGGTCCCGCGTGAGCCCGTTGCGCTTGTTGAGAAAGCCCAGCACCGCAACGCGTTCGGCCAGGGACGTCACGCCTTCGACATTCTGATCGGGAACGACAAGCTCGTCTGCTTCCGCATTGCTCAACGCGTCTTCATCGGGTGGTGGCGGCGCACCATCCCGACAACCAGCGAGCAGCCCGAGGGCCGCCAGCGTGGCCAGCTTATTCAGGCTTCCAGGCTTCATAATCGCCGGTTGCTGCAGGACGTTTGCCCGCACCCGTGAGCGAACCGCCGGGCCGATAGGCTTCGAGCGTGCCGGTCAAGTTCGGTTTGGGATCCTGCTGGAAGTTGCGACGCGGCGGCAGCGCGGCATCGGGCAGGTCGTCGATCGTCCCGCGAAGCCAGGCGTTCCAGCCCGGCGGCACACGGCTGGTGTCGTTGCTACCTTCATAAATGACCCAGCGACGGCGCGGATCCTTCTTGTGCTGGTAATAGACATTGCCGAGATCGTCGGTGCCGACCTTTTCGCCGTGGCGGCTGGTGAAGATGCCGGTGCCGACCGCGGCACCGTTCCACCAGGTGAAGATTTTTGCGAGGATTCCCATATCGCGGGTCGCTTTGCCTCCTGTTGCGCGCGCTTGCAAGTATTAGCGCGGCCACTCCACCAGATCGCCTGCCGCTATGCCCAGCTCGGCCGACCGACCGCCGTTGATTTCGAGCACCAGCACCGCATCGTCGAACGACACGTAGGGCTCTTCACGCAGCGGTACGGTGTTTTCGTGGATATTGATGATCCGCCCATCCTCGCCGACATAGATGATGTCGAGCGGGATATAGGTGTTCTTCATCCAGAAGCTCAGCATCTGGGGCGGATCGTAGGGAAAGATCATCCCTTCGTCCGGTGCCATCGAGTCGCGGAACATCAGGCCGCGATTCTGCTGCTGGCGGGTGCGCGCCACCTCGGTCTTGAAGACATGCATTTCGCCCGATTGGGTCGTGACCTTCGTCTCGACGACCTCGAGCCCCGACGGCGCGGTCGCCGCGACAGGTTCTTCCTGAGCTGGATTGCATGCCGCGGCGGGGCTGATGAGCAATGCCGCCGCGATAAGGGCGCCTAGCCTTCGCGCAGGGCGACCGCGGTCAGTCCCTTCCTGCCCTCGGCAATACGCGCTTCGATCTGGTCTCCCGGCAACAACTCTTCGAGCTGCGCCAGCCGCACGGTTTCCATGTGGACGAAGATGTCCGGGCTGTCCTCGCCAAGCCGATTGACGAAGCCATACCCACGCACGCGATTGAACCATTTGACTTCCACCTCCTCGAAGTCGCCGGCATTTTCTGTCAGCGCTTCTCGATCCGCACTCTGACCGGAAGTCATGGAGGGGCGCGGCGTTTCAGGCAAGGCCGTCGACAAGTCGATATCGATGATCCGACTGGCTTGCAGGCCGCGTTGCTGTTGCGAAGCGACGACGGTCAGTTGCGCGCCTTCGGGCAGGCTGCGCCGATCATGGTCGCGTAAAATGGAGAAATGGATGAGGATGTCGCCATCGACCTCGTCACTGACGAGAAAGCCGAATCCGCGTGTGGCATCGAACCATTTGACACGGCCCGATACCTCAAATTCTTTGCCCGAACCCTGGTCCCCCGACTGAGGTTCTTGCGTTGCATGTTCTTGTCTCAACACGAAAAAACGACTCCACGCCTGTTCATTACTCCATAGCAACAATCGATAAGTCGGGGAAGCGACACAGGTTAATTAATCGATCAATCATATGAAAGCGTATCTGGATCGGGCTCGTCACCGGGCGGGAGGTCGAGAATTCGGCGGGACAGAGCGGGCGGATGTCCGGCCCGCAGCATCGCCGCCATTTGTTTTTCGAAAACCTTGCGATCCGAAATCTTTTCCGTCGCGAACGGGCCGAAGCGTCGGCGCCTGGCGTACGCCAATGCTGCGGCGATGCGTTCGTCGGCGGCGATCTCGCGGGCCTCTTCGCTGTCGCTCTCGGCGATTCCGGCGGCGTAGAGCGTTGCGCCCAGCCGTCTTTCGCCATAGCCACGGGCGGCCAGATCACGCGCTTTCATCACCGCGTAGCTGGCATCGTCGACATATCCGCGATCGGCGAACTTGCGCACCAGTCCGTCGATGAAGGCGCTGCTGTCCCCCTCGAAGCCGCGCTCGCGCACCTTGCGATTTAAATAGGATGTCAATTTACCTTGGCTGGTGGCGTATCGGCCAACATAACGTAGCGCAAGTTCTTCGAGGCTTTCGCTCGTATATCGCGGTTTTTCGCGCTTTTTACGCTGCCATTGCCCCATATCGCCATGTTTGTGCCACAGTCCCGCCCCAACAGGCAAAGCGAACGTGCTTGCATGCACGAGGGGACGCGCCGTGCGTGCGTCCGGAGGGACAACAATTCAAGGGGATGAGCGTGACCGAACGCGGCCTCGATACCAAAGACAATCTGACGCCCGAAGGCGCGACCCCGACGGTCGACGACCTGCCGCGTCGCAATGGCGAGTTCGATACGTTGGGCGATGCGCTCGATTATGTCGCGCAGTCGACCCGCGGGATGAATTTCCACGATGCCCGCGGCACCTTGCTGCGCGCCTATCCATATAGCGAGCTGCGTGCCGATGCGCTTCGCAATTCGCAGCGGTTTATCGCCTTGGGGCTCAAGCCGGGCGACCGCCTTGCGCTGGTGGCGGAAACGAACCCCGACTTCGCTGCCTGCTTCTTCGGCGCCATCTATGCCGGCATCTGGCCGGTGCCGCTGCCCTTGCCGACCAGCTTTGGCGGCCGCGACGCCTATACCGACCAGCTCGACGTGATGCTCGGCTCCTGCGATCCGCAGCTCTTCCTCTACCCGGAGGAGATGGAAAAATTCACCACCGACGCCGCGTCAAAGCGCTCGGTCCAGCATCGCAGCTGGGAAAGCCTCGAGCATGTGACCCCCGCCGATACGGCCATGCACGAGGCGAAGCCCGACGATATCGCCTACTTGCAATACAGCTCGGGCTCGACTCGCTTTCCGCACGGTGTCGCGGTGACGCATCGCCAGCTGCTGCACAACCTGCGCGCGCACGGGCTTGGCCTGCAGGTGCAGGACAGTGATCGCTGCATCAGCTGGCTGCCGTGGTATCATGACATGGGGCTGGTCGGCTGCATGCTCTCGCCGATGGCGAACCAGCTCAGCGTCGATTACATGAAGACCGAAGATTTCGCGCGTCGCCCCCTCACGTGGCTCGATCTGATCAGTCGCAACCCGGGCACGACGCTCTCTTATTCGCCAACCTTCGGATACGACATCTGCTCGCGCCGGATGAGCAGCCAGACCAAGGCCGCAGATCGTTTCGATCTGTCGCGCTGGCGCATCGCGGGCAACGGCGCGGACATGATCCGTCCCGATGTCATGCAGCAATTCCTCGACAGCTTCGGCGAAGCGGGCTTCGACGGCAGTTCTTTCTGCCCCAGCTACGGATTGGCCGAAGCCACGCTGGCGGTCAGCCTCATGCCGCCGGGCGAGGGCATCAGGATCGAACTGGTCGAAGAAGAAAAGCTTTCGGGCGGCGCACCGGCACCGGGCGGCGATGACCGGCCGCAGCGTTACCGCGCCATCGTCAACTGCGGCAAGGCGGTTGAAGGCATGTCCATCGAGATCCGCGATGAAGCGGGCAACGTCGTGCCCGACCGCCATATCGGCAAGGTGTTTGTCCATGGCGGTTCGGTCATGGAAGAATATTATCGCGACCCCGAATCGACCGCGGCCTGCCTGACCGAAGACCGTTGGCTCGACACCGGCGACATGGGCTACATGTCGAACGGCTATATCTATATCGTCGGCCGCGCCAAGGACATGATCATCATCAACGGCAAGAACCATTGGCCGCAGGATATCGAATGGGCGGTCGAGCAGTTGCCCGGCTTCAAGAACGGCGACATCGCCGCTTTCGCGCTGACCACAGATACCGGCGAGGAATTGCCGGCGGTCCTCGTGCATTGCCGCGTGTCCGACCTTGGCGAGCGCGCGATGCTGCGCGACGACATCAGAGAGCGCGTCCGCTCGATTACCGGCATCTCGCCGATCGTCGAACTGGTTCCGCCGCGCAGCCTGCCGCGCACCAGCTCGGGCAAGCTCTCGCGGGTCAAGGCACGCAATCTCTATCTTTCGGGTGAAATCGAACCGTTCGAGGTGGCTGCTTAAGCCTTGCATTGAAGGGCGGCTTCGCAGTAGGAGCCGCGCTCGGCCTTAGGGGTATAGCTCAGCTGGTAGAGCATCGGTCTCCAAAACCGAGGGTCGCGGGTTCGAATCCTGCTGCCCCTGCCAGGCCGTCGCGCTGCCGAGTGCAGCGCAGCAATTGCGCAGCAATCACTAGCAGCACGAGAGACAGCAAGACGCGGCCAGCCGACGCGCAGCGATCGGACTGACGGAGTCGGGCCGCCCTGACCCCGCTGCACTCCGCTTCTTGCAATCGCGCGGACTCGCCGCTACATCGCCATCCCATACGGACATGGGTAGTCACAGACCTCCGCCCCGGCACTGGCCGGCAGCGGGGGAAAGCTCCTACCCGAAAGCCGTCGAAGACAAGGAAACGGAAAAGACAGTGGCAGGTAAACCGACCCCCGCAGAATTCCTCCGCCAGGTGCGCGCCGAGACCAGCAAGGTCGTCTGGCCGACCCGCAAGGAAACCATCACGACCGCGATCATGGTGCTCATCATGACCAGCCTGCTCGCGCTCTTCTTCCTTGGCACCGATTCGTTCTTCGGCTGGGTCGTCCGCCAGCTTCTCGCCCTGCTCGGCTAAGGATTTTACATGGCTCGTTGGTACATCATTCACGCTTATTCCGGTTTCGAAGGCAAGGTTCGCGACGCGATCCTGTCGGAAGCCAAGCGCCTCGGTCTCGAAAAGGGTGTCGAGCGCATCGAAGTGCCCACCGAAACCGTTACCGAGATCAAGCGCGGCAAGAAGGTTCAGGCCGAACGCAAGTTCATGCCGGGCTATGTGCTTGCCAAGCTGACCATGACCGACGACGTCTTCCACCTCGTGAAGAACACCCCCAAGGTCACCGGCTTCCTCGGTCCCAACGGCAAGCCGCAGGCGATCCCCGACGCGCAGGCCAACCGCATGCTCGACACGAAGGAAGAGACTGCGGATGCGCCCAAGCAGAAGATCACCGTCGATTACGAAATCGGCGACAACGTGAAGGTGCTCGAAGGCCCCTTCGCCAGCTTCTCGGGATTGGTCGAAGAGCTCGATTTCGACCGCGGCCGCGTCAAGGTTTCGGTCTCGATTTTCGGCCGCGCAACGCCGGTCGAACTCGAATTCGACCAGGTCGAACTGGTCAAGTAAGCAACTCTCCAATTTCAATTAGAAAGGGGCGCCCGAGAGAGCGCCCCTTTTTCGTGGCTGTAGTCGTCCAATCCGATCAGGGTCCAACATCCCTGATGTCGACGTTGATCGCGATGGGTTGGCGCATTTCGTAGCCCAGCGCGCCCGCGACTTTCTCGTCCCAGCCGTAGGGGTCGTTCCTGAAGGCCACCTTTCCCGCGTCATCGATAAATGCGGTGTGGTAGAGGAGGCGAACAGGGATTTCTTCCGGCAGATCGACGAACGTCTCCTCACCGCTCGCGGCCGCCTGGCGATAGGTGTCGCTGACACCCGCGTCATGCGCGATCATGCGCGCAAAACCCAAGGCATCGTCGACGCGGATGCAGCCGTGGCTCAGATAACGTTCGTCGCGACCGAACAGCGAGTCCGCAGCGGTATCGTGCAGGTAGATCGCCTGGTCGTTCTTGAGGTCGAACTTGACCTCACCCAACGCATTGTCGGGGCCCGGAAGCTGGACGATATAGCCGTCGCGGCGTACCATGTTGTTCGCCTGGAAATAGGAGGCACCCTTGCCCGCCAGCTCCGCTTCCTCGATCGACTTCGGCACTGTCCAAGTGGGATTGGCTACAAGCCGGAACATGGGCGAGGCCAGTTGCGGAGTTTCCCAGTCCGGTTGGCCGACGATCACCTTGCGACTATCGCGAAGTTTCCCGTCGCGGATGTAATCGAGCTTCGCCGCGGCGATGTTCACGTCGATGCGGGTCGGCGCGCTATTGCGTGCATACCAGCGACGGCGATCGAGGTTGATCGCCAGGATGCGGGCACGCTCGGCAGCACCGGTATTGAGCATCTCGATCGCGCTCTCGCCAATGATGCCATCATCCTCGATCCCGAAGTCGCGCTGCATGGCCTTGAGCGCTTCGGACATGCGTTCGGTAAACACCGTCGCGTTGCCGCCCTCAGCTTGCGCCGTGCTGTTGGTTGACGCACTGGCGTCGTTGCCTTGCGCCGCCGGCTTTGCGGCGCTGCCTTTCTTTAGATATCCGTTGCGCTCGAGGATCGCGGCGATCTGGGACACGCGAGGATCGCTTTCCCCAACCTCGACAACCTCACCGTCTTCGACTTGCGATTCCCTCGCCGCACGCGCCTGCTTGGCAAACTTGACGTACGCCTCCGACAAGGCGCGATATTCTTCGTCCTGCGGGGCAAGGCCGACAAGCCATTCGCCCACATTGTTCTGTGTCACGGCCTGTTCCAGCCCCGCGGCAATGTCCACGTCAGGGCGCGGGAAGGTGTAGACCTCATAGAGTTCGCCGGGATCGGACTTGCCGTCCGCCAGCGCGTCGGCAAGGTCGAGCGCGGCAGTGGTCAGCGCGGCCTCGCGCGCGGAGGGATCGTTATCCGCCTCTACCGCGGCGATATAGTCGCGCGGATCGAGGCCATGTGCGCCCGCGGCGCGCAGCACCTTGACCGCCGCGACCGCATTGTCCTGGGTCCAGGCCGGCTGCCAATCGCGGGCCTCGTAAAAGGTGCGAACGCGCTCGTCGGTTACCGCCGACTGGAGATCCGCCTTTTTGACAGCGGAAGGATCGACGATAGCGGCGGCGTCGATATCGCCTTGGTTGGCTTCGACACCGTCGCTTGGGCCGTCGCCGCACGCGGACAGGGTCGATGCCAGGGCGACGGACGCCAGGAGTATGATCTTTTTCACGCGCTATACCTTTGATTGTTGTCTGCTTTCGCCAACAACTCTCGATGGCGCGTGCTTGTTGCATGAGACCAAAAATCGCGCGGCTCGTCGCTGCGTTCGGCTCGCTTCATCGGAGCGTCGCGAACTCGAAAATGGCATCGTGCGTTATGGCCTCGATGCGCAAGATTTTCCCCTTCGTCGCGATTGCCGCGCTGGTGGCGTTCATCCCGCGCTCGGCAGAACCGCAAACAATCGCGCCGGGCCAGACCCGCGCCGATTATTACGCATGGCTCGCCAAGAACCCCGGCGACCGCGACAATGTGCGCGCGTTTCGCGATTTCCTCATGCAACGCGACGTCGAGGACGTCGTGCCGACCTGGCAGTTGGTGCGCACATCGTCATCGTGGCATCAGTGCAGTGCCGAGCGTTTCGAAGTCGCCCCGATGCAGCAATGGGACAATATCGTCGCGACGCTGGCCTTCGTCGAACGCGAAGTCGAGCCCGCGATCGGCGAGGTCGAGGCGCTATCGGCCTATCGCAACGAAGGGCTCAACAGCTGTTCGGGCGGGCGCCCTGCTTCCGCGCATCGCATGTTCTTCGCCATGGACCTCAAACCCGCCGACGAGAATGTTGATCGAGACGAACTTGTCCGCGAACTTTGCGCCGCCCATCGCGAAGCCGGACGCGATTATTCGACCGGCCTAGGCTTTTACAGCGGCGTGCGTTTCCACCTGGATTCTAGCGGTTATCGCAAATGGGGGCCTAACGGGCGCGGCGCGACCTCGCCCTGCAACCGCGTGTGACGGACTATAGGCAAAGCGGGTCGCCGACGAGGTCCTCCGCCTCCCCCAAGGGCAGCAGGCCATCGGCGGTCTTGATGAGTTCGCGGCCGGCAAAGCTCGTCCCCGCGCTACAATAATAAGCGCATTCGTCGGCCAGGGTCGGCGGTATGGAAAGCTGGCCGTCTTCGAGCCGCGCGTCGAGCGAGCATCGCTCTTCGCCCTCCAGTTCGAGGCGAAGCCGATCCCCGGCCCGTGATACGCTCCCCAGCCCGCTGCAGGCCGCCGGTTCAGCGCCAAGCGTCACGAAGGCGAACTTGTGCGCGCCGTCTTCGGTCGGGGCGATGCAGAGCCGGTCACCGCGATCGTTTTCGTACAAGCCGACTATGTTGCCAGTGTCGAGCGCGGGCTCTTCGGGCGTGCGCGGTTCATCGTCGGCGCACGCGGCAAGCAGCAAGGCAGATGTCAGGACACAGATGCGCATGCGGCATATACGCATTACGCTTCTTCAAGGTTCATCGACGGCGAATATGACTGCAACTGTTGCGATGGCGTATCGCGCCTAACCCATTACGCCGCCGCCGCCAGTCCTTCGGCGACGCGCGAGAAATAATCGCGCATCATTGCAACGGCGTCCGGTCGCAGCGAGATGAACACCCGGCGGGCATCGTGAGGGTCGCGTTCGCGATCGATAAGGTTCATGCGATCGAGCTTGCTGATCCAGCGTAGCGCCGTTGTTGCGGGCACCTCGGCGGCCACACACAGGCTCGATACGGGTACGCGGTGCTGCGCGATATGCGCACCATAGAGATCGAGCAGCATGTCCCAGGCCGGATCGGCGAACAGGCCTTTGGGGAACACTTCTTCACGCAGGCGGCGCAGGCTGATCATCCGGCGCACCAGCATCGCGTGGCTGATCCCGCCCTGCACGTCTTCAAGATTGCCCAGCACCGCATCCAGACGCGGAAGCGGATCACCGGCGGCACCGCTGCTGCCTTCCGTGCCGTCGGCTTCGCGCGGCATCAGGTGGTCGAGCGTATCGGCCAGCTCGACCAGGCGGTTGAGCAAATCGGCGGGCAGTTTCTGTGCGGCGTCGCTTGCCGCCGGCGTGGTCTTCTTTTCGATCATGGTCGCGCGTCCCCTTTACTCGTGGCTGGCGTCGATCCGGCGACCGTCTCAATAGGCATGCCTTCCCCGAAACGGATGGATTAAACCGTTCATTTCGGACGACTTTTCAGGGATGCAGGGCAAGAATGGCAGGAAGCCTGCAGAAGTATCTCCAAATTCGATGAAAAAATGCTCCGGATGGGGGCAAGGCCAATCCCGATAAGCCGTTGCATCGCATCGTCTTTGTTGTTAGAGGCGCGCCGTCTTTCCGACAGGACAGGCAACTTCGCGCGGGAGGCGCAGCCGTGAGGCGCGCCGTTCGTACCGCTTAATCAGAGCTTTCGCCCAGGCGGAAGCGACAGGATGAAAGAAAGGACTTTTTGGCATGGCCAAGAAGATTTCCGGCTATATCAAGCTGCAGGTGCCTTCGGGCGTCGCCAACCCCTCCCCGCCGATCGGCCCCGCACTGGGTCAGCGCGGCGTCAACATCATGGAATTCTGCAAGGCGTTCAACGCCGCTACGCAGGACATGGAAAAGAATATGCCGATCCCGACGACCATCACGGTCTATGCGGATCGCAGCTTCTCGTTCGAAACCAAGACCCCGCCCGCAAGCTTCCTTTTGAAGCGCGCTGCGAAGATCAAGAAGGGCTCGGGTGCCACGGGTAGCGAAAGCGCCGGCACCATCGCGCGTTCGAAGGTCAAGGAAATCGCCGAAACCAAGATGGCGGACCTCAATGCGAACGATATCGAAGCGGCAACGCGGATCATCGAAGGCTCGGCACGTGCCATGGGCCTCGAAGTGGTGGAGGGCTAAATCATGGCGAAGAAGCTGACCAAGAAGCAGAAGGCCCAGTACGAAAAGGTCGATAACGACGCGATCTACAACGTCGACAACGCCATCAAGCTCGTCAAGGAATGCGCCACCGCCAAGTTCGACGAGACCATCGAAGTCTCGATGAACCTGGGTGTCGATCCGCGCCACGCAGACCAGATGGTCCGCGGCGTCGTCGCGCTGCCCTCGGGCACTGGCAAGGACATCAAGGTCGCCGTGTTCGCGCGCGGTGACAAGGCCGAAGCCGCGCAGAAGGCAGGCGCCGACAAGGTGGGTGCCGAAGATCTCATGGAAGACATGCAGAACGGCAATCTCGACTATGACCGCATCATCGCGACGCCCGACATGATGGGCATCGTCGGTCGCCTCGGTAAGGTGCTGGGCCCCAAAGGCCTGATGCCCAACCCCAAGCTCGGCACCGTGACGCCCGATCCGGCGGCGGCTGTCGAAGCGGCCAAGGGCGGCGAAGTGCAGTTCCGCGTCGAAAAGAACGGGATCATCCATGCCGGCATCGGCAAGGCGAGCTTCGCCGAAGACGCGCTGCGCAAGAATTTCGACGCCTTTGTGGGCGCGATCATCAAGGCCAAGCCTTCGGGCGCCAAGGGTCGCTATGTCCGCAAGGTCGCGATCACCTCGACGATGGGTCCGGGCCTCAAGCTCGACCTGGCCGATGTCGAGGGCACGCAGGCTGCCAAGGAAGCCGACGCCTAGGCGTTCGCTTCCACGGTGACAGACTAAAGAGGCCGGGGCGCATCCGCTCCGGCCTTTTTCATTGCCTGATCGGCAGCGGCAATCCCGCGGTCTGGCCATTGGCCCGGCGAACTTCCGCAAGACGCGCCATGTCGGGATTGGCCCAGATGGCGTGAAAGCGCGGATGGCGGCGCATTTCGTCGGGGAACTCGTAGCGACCCTCGAGCAGCGGCCAGAAATCGTTGGGACCGAACAGTTCGCGCTTCTGATACCCGACTTCGAGCAGATCGATCGCGTTTTCGACCTGGCCGCCTTGCGCCAGCAAGGATGCCGGGGTCGCCATCCCGACGCCG
This window contains:
- the nusG gene encoding transcription termination/antitermination protein NusG — encoded protein: MARWYIIHAYSGFEGKVRDAILSEAKRLGLEKGVERIEVPTETVTEIKRGKKVQAERKFMPGYVLAKLTMTDDVFHLVKNTPKVTGFLGPNGKPQAIPDAQANRMLDTKEETADAPKQKITVDYEIGDNVKVLEGPFASFSGLVEELDFDRGRVKVSVSIFGRATPVELEFDQVELVK
- the aat gene encoding leucyl/phenylalanyl-tRNA--protein transferase gives rise to the protein MSDVLDPRLLLKGYAAGIFPMADSRDAADIFWVEPRDRAIIPLDDFHLSRSLAKTLRRDVYTVTRDRAFQEVLRACADRDETWINPTIERAVVGLHAAGHAHSIECWKDDALVGGLYGVKLGGAFFGESMFSRARDASKVALAWLVARLKLGGFTLLDCQFMTEHLRSLGAIEVTRDDYQMLLSAALSAGSPSDGDSSTASPSFDALDTLGDPPRNGGASGPSGHSIAQLLTQTS
- the secE gene encoding preprotein translocase subunit SecE: MAGKPTPAEFLRQVRAETSKVVWPTRKETITTAIMVLIMTSLLALFFLGTDSFFGWVVRQLLALLG
- the rplK gene encoding 50S ribosomal protein L11, whose protein sequence is MAKKISGYIKLQVPSGVANPSPPIGPALGQRGVNIMEFCKAFNAATQDMEKNMPIPTTITVYADRSFSFETKTPPASFLLKRAAKIKKGSGATGSESAGTIARSKVKEIAETKMADLNANDIEAATRIIEGSARAMGLEVVEG
- a CDS encoding cold-shock protein translates to MRQEHATQEPQSGDQGSGKEFEVSGRVKWFDATRGFGFLVSDEVDGDILIHFSILRDHDRRSLPEGAQLTVVASQQQRGLQASRIIDIDLSTALPETPRPSMTSGQSADREALTENAGDFEEVEVKWFNRVRGYGFVNRLGEDSPDIFVHMETVRLAQLEELLPGDQIEARIAEGRKGLTAVALREG
- a CDS encoding regulatory protein RecX, whose translation is MTSYLNRKVRERGFEGDSSAFIDGLVRKFADRGYVDDASYAVMKARDLAARGYGERRLGATLYAAGIAESDSEEAREIAADERIAAALAYARRRRFGPFATEKISDRKVFEKQMAAMLRAGHPPALSRRILDLPPGDEPDPDTLSYD
- a CDS encoding winged helix DNA-binding protein produces the protein MIEKKTTPAASDAAQKLPADLLNRLVELADTLDHLMPREADGTEGSSGAAGDPLPRLDAVLGNLEDVQGGISHAMLVRRMISLRRLREEVFPKGLFADPAWDMLLDLYGAHIAQHRVPVSSLCVAAEVPATTALRWISKLDRMNLIDRERDPHDARRVFISLRPDAVAMMRDYFSRVAEGLAAAA
- the rplA gene encoding 50S ribosomal protein L1, whose product is MAKKLTKKQKAQYEKVDNDAIYNVDNAIKLVKECATAKFDETIEVSMNLGVDPRHADQMVRGVVALPSGTGKDIKVAVFARGDKAEAAQKAGADKVGAEDLMEDMQNGNLDYDRIIATPDMMGIVGRLGKVLGPKGLMPNPKLGTVTPDPAAAVEAAKGGEVQFRVEKNGIIHAGIGKASFAEDALRKNFDAFVGAIIKAKPSGAKGRYVRKVAITSTMGPGLKLDLADVEGTQAAKEADA
- a CDS encoding fatty acyl-AMP ligase, which encodes MSVTERGLDTKDNLTPEGATPTVDDLPRRNGEFDTLGDALDYVAQSTRGMNFHDARGTLLRAYPYSELRADALRNSQRFIALGLKPGDRLALVAETNPDFAACFFGAIYAGIWPVPLPLPTSFGGRDAYTDQLDVMLGSCDPQLFLYPEEMEKFTTDAASKRSVQHRSWESLEHVTPADTAMHEAKPDDIAYLQYSSGSTRFPHGVAVTHRQLLHNLRAHGLGLQVQDSDRCISWLPWYHDMGLVGCMLSPMANQLSVDYMKTEDFARRPLTWLDLISRNPGTTLSYSPTFGYDICSRRMSSQTKAADRFDLSRWRIAGNGADMIRPDVMQQFLDSFGEAGFDGSSFCPSYGLAEATLAVSLMPPGEGIRIELVEEEKLSGGAPAPGGDDRPQRYRAIVNCGKAVEGMSIEIRDEAGNVVPDRHIGKVFVHGGSVMEEYYRDPESTAACLTEDRWLDTGDMGYMSNGYIYIVGRAKDMIIINGKNHWPQDIEWAVEQLPGFKNGDIAAFALTTDTGEELPAVLVHCRVSDLGERAMLRDDIRERVRSITGISPIVELVPPRSLPRTSSGKLSRVKARNLYLSGEIEPFEVAA
- a CDS encoding L,D-transpeptidase family protein, with product MKKIILLASVALASTLSACGDGPSDGVEANQGDIDAAAIVDPSAVKKADLQSAVTDERVRTFYEARDWQPAWTQDNAVAAVKVLRAAGAHGLDPRDYIAAVEADNDPSAREAALTTAALDLADALADGKSDPGELYEVYTFPRPDVDIAAGLEQAVTQNNVGEWLVGLAPQDEEYRALSEAYVKFAKQARAARESQVEDGEVVEVGESDPRVSQIAAILERNGYLKKGSAAKPAAQGNDASASTNSTAQAEGGNATVFTERMSEALKAMQRDFGIEDDGIIGESAIEMLNTGAAERARILAINLDRRRWYARNSAPTRIDVNIAAAKLDYIRDGKLRDSRKVIVGQPDWETPQLASPMFRLVANPTWTVPKSIEEAELAGKGASYFQANNMVRRDGYIVQLPGPDNALGEVKFDLKNDQAIYLHDTAADSLFGRDERYLSHGCIRVDDALGFARMIAHDAGVSDTYRQAAASGEETFVDLPEEIPVRLLYHTAFIDDAGKVAFRNDPYGWDEKVAGALGYEMRQPIAINVDIRDVGP
- a CDS encoding NADH:ubiquinone oxidoreductase subunit NDUFA12, which codes for MGILAKIFTWWNGAAVGTGIFTSRHGEKVGTDDLGNVYYQHKKDPRRRWVIYEGSNDTSRVPPGWNAWLRGTIDDLPDAALPPRRNFQQDPKPNLTGTLEAYRPGGSLTGAGKRPAATGDYEAWKPE
- a CDS encoding DUF192 domain-containing protein, which codes for MLISPAAACNPAQEEPVAATAPSGLEVVETKVTTQSGEMHVFKTEVARTRQQQNRGLMFRDSMAPDEGMIFPYDPPQMLSFWMKNTYIPLDIIYVGEDGRIINIHENTVPLREEPYVSFDDAVLVLEINGGRSAELGIAAGDLVEWPR